The Marispirochaeta aestuarii genome contains a region encoding:
- a CDS encoding MFS transporter translates to MSDLPLEKRNYFGFLWHAVFLSITITFTEVNTVIPAMILQIGGGELQVGIAGAIMIGVPLIAQLNFSGFLHGRSRKKPWLLLGITLRIISLVLIAFTMLSIQRLSVLQGLAIVYAELLLFNVSGAFASVSYVDLIGKSFSTELRRRFFTRKQIISSVGILVSALIARQVLAATSYPVSYGILFFTAGAVLLFASIGFWLLHEVPADRRNRARGYLRTLKSLPGVLKKDPNLRTYLFYLNSVGIHVALIPFYIALAKLRYSLDPALAGNLMFFQISGMVASSLLWPRVVRRGGFRAMLRIWSGFSFVLPLAALGTAWFLPMPFYLVLFFFLGAVVSARTVSRDAVTVELSTEENRVLYAGIIGTLNLSIVVVPILLGSLIAALGYPVVFVTAAGAALVSLFFLRRLECPVDYEEA, encoded by the coding sequence ATGTCCGATCTACCCTTGGAAAAAAGAAACTACTTCGGTTTTCTCTGGCACGCGGTTTTTCTCTCCATAACCATTACCTTTACCGAGGTGAATACGGTAATTCCGGCCATGATTCTCCAGATCGGGGGTGGGGAACTCCAGGTCGGCATTGCCGGCGCCATAATGATCGGCGTCCCCCTTATAGCTCAGCTGAATTTCTCCGGGTTTCTCCACGGAAGGTCCCGGAAGAAACCCTGGCTGCTGCTGGGCATCACCTTGCGGATCATCTCGCTGGTTCTGATCGCCTTTACCATGCTTTCCATACAACGTCTCAGCGTGCTGCAGGGGCTGGCGATTGTCTACGCGGAGCTTCTGCTTTTCAATGTCAGCGGTGCCTTCGCCAGTGTTTCCTACGTGGATCTGATAGGGAAAAGTTTTTCCACCGAATTACGAAGGCGTTTCTTTACCAGAAAACAGATCATCTCCAGCGTCGGTATCCTGGTCTCCGCGCTTATAGCACGGCAGGTGCTTGCTGCGACCAGTTATCCTGTCAGCTACGGGATCCTCTTTTTTACCGCCGGAGCAGTTCTGCTCTTTGCCAGTATCGGGTTCTGGCTGCTTCATGAAGTCCCTGCGGACAGGCGAAACAGGGCCCGGGGATACCTCAGGACCCTGAAATCCCTGCCCGGGGTCCTGAAAAAGGACCCCAACCTCCGGACGTATCTCTTCTATCTCAATTCCGTCGGGATCCATGTCGCTCTTATTCCCTTTTACATAGCCCTGGCAAAGCTCCGCTACAGCCTGGATCCCGCCCTGGCGGGGAACCTCATGTTCTTCCAGATCAGCGGTATGGTGGCATCGAGCCTGCTCTGGCCCCGGGTGGTGCGCCGGGGAGGATTCAGGGCCATGCTCCGGATATGGTCGGGGTTTTCCTTTGTACTTCCCCTGGCGGCTCTGGGAACAGCCTGGTTTCTTCCCATGCCCTTTTATCTTGTGCTCTTCTTTTTTCTAGGGGCTGTGGTCAGCGCCCGTACCGTAAGCCGGGACGCCGTTACGGTTGAACTCTCAACCGAGGAGAACCGGGTGCTCTATGCGGGAATCATCGGGACCCTGAACCTCTCAATTGTTGTGGTTCCCATTCTGCTGGGTTCCCTCATCGCCGCCCTCGGCTATCCTGTCGTCTTTGTCACAGCGGCCGGAGCGGCACTGGTCTCGCTCTTTTTTCTCCGCCGACTGGAATGTCCCGTGGATTATGAAGAGGCCTGA
- a CDS encoding DUF134 domain-containing protein, protein MHNSEIPGSRKPGAPRKTRRYRPIGELRRFKPAGIPGSELKRQILHIDEFEAMRLCDLENLSQIEAAETMEVSRGTVQRLLLSGRAKVAGAILRGEMIILDEGEENDE, encoded by the coding sequence ATGCACAATTCAGAAATCCCCGGAAGCAGGAAACCCGGAGCGCCCAGGAAGACCCGCCGATACCGGCCCATTGGAGAGCTGCGCCGTTTCAAACCCGCCGGGATTCCCGGATCCGAACTGAAGCGGCAGATCCTCCACATAGATGAGTTCGAAGCCATGCGGCTCTGTGACCTGGAGAATCTGAGCCAGATCGAAGCCGCCGAAACCATGGAGGTGAGCCGCGGTACCGTACAAAGGCTGCTTCTGTCCGGACGGGCAAAGGTGGCGGGGGCAATTCTCCGGGGAGAGATGATCATACTCGATGAAGGAGAAGAGAATGACG